CAGGAGCCCACTTGCCGATCGTTTACTTGGTTCCATCTCCAACCGCCGGTGCCGAGACCACGACGGTGATATGGCTGGTCCGCTTCTGAATCGAATTGGCGCGCCCCATCGAGCGGGCACGAAACCGCTTGTAAATCGGCCCATGATCCACAAAGGCCTTTGACACCACCATCGACTCACTGTCGCCCATCTCCTTCTGCTCGGCATTGGCCACCGCAGACCGAAGAACTTTCTCGATCACTCGAGCAGCCTGCCGAGGAGTATGCTTCAGCATCGACAAGGCCATGGGAACCTGCTGGCCGCGAATCATGTCAACGACTGGTCGTGCCTT
The Nitrospira sp. genome window above contains:
- the rplV gene encoding 50S ribosomal protein L22, whose amino-acid sequence is MTEAHAILRFVRVAPRKARPVVDMIRGQQVPMALSMLKHTPRQAARVIEKVLRSAVANAEQKEMGDSESMVVSKAFVDHGPIYKRFRARSMGRANSIQKRTSHITVVVSAPAVGDGTK